A single Vanessa atalanta chromosome 25, ilVanAtal1.2, whole genome shotgun sequence DNA region contains:
- the LOC125073726 gene encoding NACHT and WD repeat domain-containing protein 2 yields the protein MDDRTVDLIFGGSLKSLPPVSSKIVRIFTSSTFTDTTMERNTLMAKCYPRIKDYCREKHGLEFQVVDMRWGVRDEATDDHMTTELCMREIKNCQRLSMGPNFVVFLGQKYGYRPIPTYVLSSELQMLRDELAAGGVDVILLDTWYKKDSNAVPPVSVLQPISSILVNFNNKRVPKLQAEDQAIWWDTLTKMQKLFRKSSLQLYNAGKIDKDTMHNYFMSVTEREVINGVLNVKNTKNHCLAYVRYINNINLQNLKKASNFVDILNRSLDAEASKLLADLRDVRLPNKIETTNIQKYTVEWIGRDGLDNETHGEYLNHFISHFYKNIIKLVDRAMRKEDSSAQGQIVTEILQHLHACNNSVKVFHGREDDLNFIENYMTNSSDKPLVLYGEGGCGKTSLLAKSSAMSLDTWFAEVRPTNIIRFLGTTPDSSALTPTLISICQQISYNFALPFESIPDDLVPLTAHFKQLLTLASQQQPLLLYLDSVDQLTGIGTENNKVSWLPTRLPPHCKIIVTCACEEANPEVSKEYDVLRRMIDSEENFLEVKALGEDLAMQVLKLWMASAARDLSNYQWRLVSNAIGQCSLPIFVKLVFAEVCRWRSYTKPQDTHLASTVMDSIMMLFERIEKQHGRLLVFHALAYITAARSGLSETELEDLISLDDKVLDDVYQYHLPPVRRIPPLLWTRIRNDLPNYLSEREADGVSVMNWYHRQFRDTARERYFKNMNMAMYFHSMIADYYLGIWGGGIPKPFKYTEIQRHRFNLADKEGVADRKVPLQPLVFTSADGSSKRYNLRKFGELPFHLVRSKRFTDLYAEVLFNYEWLHAKLNCCPLQAVLADFEDAKLHVNKDAVRELTLVADALRLGGAILGQFPDMLAPQLVGRLLPEAQHAAVAALLQQCRRVGRSHCALLPAHHCLHTPGGPLKYSLEGHQFAVFAFRLSSDKRYVVSISSRVISWDLSTSDLARDLCPQLEGIMQNLELSPDNKWAAASTNNSVSILLNMLTSEYITLENPLEEGETVRGVYVLNHHMFIYGPNSWVQYSMRGELEDTKPAPDSAPYDDVPWEILSIEFRDLENLVLVKWSGDLDDDRLLVHFCKSGTWMQPLRCRGAFTLNKYWTKIYTSDPERGYQISVYELNEEQQTWNKIEELHHQYTDTAEAMLQLKRGKKDRMLLATTTYSFVVWDFNNIIPRGNHVDDKNKEEGDDKKGEEEEKQDVQEKDLRLEGIVLKLPHTIRNISTKMTLSNSFMISNNNTYAVAGVRKNLYVWSLETTKLIKVLDAHFGRIVQLEPLTVGAWNNVITSSIDRTVKIWNIDNIFEQVHKIDRQELPIESISLARDVPLAVTVTRSCWGLWDTSAGRLLAQLADAPLGAIVTHAHITPAGTHVVTAESGCVIVWDTQDRQVVFKEEQKGIKQLLLLEDGSKLITIDMLVATDNVDNLAVAHIVARTIPDGEKIYTVDYEVRGTGYRAAVVSADEHHIVAPGMDKSSRECLHVFHARTGARLHRIPVKNSGIKDMQSIVALPHKPHWVAVIGNDKAGILDIKTKRHVRFVPRWNGACTRDGKTGLCAPSRGGLDLIELKRGTSVQQLISRAAEGVFSIITMFSSTDQYVFYYHSGRKTLRVFRTVDGKAIAEYRAPAEVTGVASAHGGKALAIASQDGCLTVLNIVDPYE from the exons GTAGTAGACATGCGGTGGGGGGTAAGGGATGAAGCAACGGATGACCACATGACCACAGAGCTGTGCATGCGGGAGATTAAGAACTGTCAGCGTTTATCTATGGGACCAAATTTTGTCGTATTTCTAGGACAGAAATATGGATACCG ACCAATACCGACATACGTATTATCTTCAGAACTACAAATGCTTAGAGATGAATTAGCAGCTGGCGGTGTTGACGTTATCCTATTGGATACTTGGTACAAGAAGGATTCAAATGCAGTACCCCCTGTATCAGTATTGCAACCCATATCATCTATACTtgtcaatttcaataataag agAGTTCCAAAACTCCAAGCGGAGGATCAAGCAATATGGTGGGACACATTGACCAAGATGCAGAAATTATTTCGCAAATCTTCGTTACAACTTTACAACGCGGGCAAAATCGATAAGGACACTATGCACAATTATTTCATGTCAG TAACTGAGAGGGAAGTTATCAATGGCGTTCTAAATGTCAAGAATACAAAGAACCATTGTCTGGCTTACGTCCGCTACATCAATAACATCAACCTTCAGAACCTGAAGAAGGCTAGTAACTTCGTTGACATCCTCAACAGAAGCTTGGACGCAGAGGCCTCAAAGCTCTTGGCTGATCTGAGAGACGTTAGGTTACCGAATAAAATTGAAACGACGAATATACAAAA ATATACTGTTGAGTGGATTGGACGCGATGGCTTGGACAATGAGACTCACGGCGAATATCTCAACCATTTCATATCGCATTTCTATAAGAATATCATCAAACTCGTTGATAG AGCAATGCGCAAGGAAGACAGCAGCGCTCAAGGGCAGATAGTAACAGAAATACTGCAGCATCTCCACGCTTGTAACAATTCAGTTAAAGTTTTCCATGGGCGAGAAGACGACCTAAACTTTATCGAGAACTACATGACAAACAGTTCGGATAAACCACTCGTGCTGTATGGAGAAG GTGGTTGTGGTAAGACAAGTCTTCTCGCGAAGAGTTCAGCGATGTCCTTAGATACTTGGTTCGCAGAAGTTCGTCCTACGAACATTATTAGATTTCTTGGAACGACTCCTGACTCCAGCGCTCTTACGCCTACGCTTATATCTATCTGTCAACAG atctcCTACAACTTCGCACTTCCATTTGAAAGCATCCCTGATGACCTGGTTCCCCTCACCGCACATTTCAAGCAGCTGCTGACTCTGGCCTCGCAACAGCAACCTCTCCTTTTGTACCTGGACTCCGTAGATCAGCTAACGGGTATCGGTACTGAAAACAACAAGGTGTCATGGTTACCAACGAGACTGCCACCCCATTGtaag attattGTAACGTGTGCATGTGAAGAAGCAAATCCAGAAGTATCGAAAGAATATGACGTGTTGCGGCGAATGATTGATTCAGAAGAGAATTTCCTAGAAGTCAAAGCCTTGGGAGAGGATCTCGCGATGCAAGTTTTGAA atTGTGGATGGCGTCAGCTGCAAGAGATCTGTCTAACTACCAATGGCGTCTGGTCTCCAATGCTATTGGACAATGTTCATTGCCTATATTTGTCAAGCTGGTTTTTGCTGAG GTTTGTAGATGGAGGAGTTACACAAAACCTCAAGATACGCACTTGGCGTCAACCGTTATGGATTCAATTATGATGTTGTTTGAGCGGATTGAAAAACAG cacGGACGTCTTCTAGTCTTCCACGCTCTGGCCTACATCACTGCAGCTAGGAGTGGTCTATCGGAGACTGAACTGGAAGACCTGATATCATTAGACGACAAGGTCTTAGATGACGTTTATCAGTACCATCTTCCACCGGTCAGAAGAATACCACCTTTGTTATGGACCAG AATTCGTAACGATCTCCCAAACTATCTGTCTGAGAGAGAAGCAGACGGGGTCAGCGTTATGAACTGGTACCACAGGCAGTTCCGAGACACCGCACGTGAGAGGTACTTCAAGAATATGAATATGGCGATGTACTTTCATTCCATGATTGCGGATTATTACTTAG gGATATGGGGCGGTGGTATACCAAAACCGTTCAAGTACACCGAGATCCAACGTCACAGGTTCAATCTCGCAGATAAAGAGGGCGTCGCCGATAGAAAAGTGCCTCTACAGCCTCTTGTCTTTACCTCCGCTGATGGTTCCTCTAAGAGATATAATTTACGCAAG TTTGGTGAACTCCCATTTCACCTCGTTCGGTCTAAGCGTTTTACTGATCTCTACGCTGAAGTTCTTTTCAACTACGAGTGGCTGCACGCGAAACTGAACTGCTGTCCGCTTCAAGCCGTTCTCGCTGACTTCGAAGATGCCAAGCTACACGTTAATAAAGATGCTGTGAG GGAGTTAACGTTGGTGGCGGACGCGCTGCGATTGGGCGGCGCCATACTGGGCCAGTTCCCGGACATGCTGGCGCCGCAGCTGGTGGGCCGCCTGCTGCCCGAGGCGCAGCACGCGGCCGTGGCGGCGCTGCTGCAGCAGTGTCGACGCGTCGGCCGCTCGCACTGCGCGCTGCTGCCCGCGCACCACTGTCTGCACACGCCGGGCGGCCCGCTGAAG TATTCGCTCGAAGGTCATCAATTCGCTGTATTCGCGTTCCGTCTCAGCTCGGACAAACGTTACGTTGTGTCCATTTCGAGTCGGGTCATATCCTGGGATCTGTCGACTTCAGACCTGGCCAGAGATCTTTGTCCGCAATTAGAGGGTATTATGCAAAACCTGGAACTGTCACCAGATAACAAATGGGCTGCTGCGTCTACCAATAATTCTGTT TCTATTCTTCTAAATATGCTGACCAGCGAATACATAACCCTGGAAAATCCATTGGAAGAAG gtgAGACAGTGCGTGGTGTTTATGTTTTGAACCACCACATGTTCATATACGGCCCTAATTCTTGGGTGCAGTACAGCATGAGGGGAGAGCTGGAAGATACCAAGCCTGCTCCCGATTCAGCACCGTATGATGATGTGCCTTGGGAAATTCTCT CTATAGAATTCCGGGACTTGGAAAACTTAGTCCTAGTGAAGTGGAGCGGAGACCTGGACGACGACCGGCTCCTGGTGCATTTTTGCAAGTCTGGGACTTGGATGCAACCTTTAAGGTGTCGTGGCGCattcacattaaataaatactggACTAAGATTTACACGAGTGACCCCGAAAGAGGATATCAG atttcgGTATATGAATTAAACGAAGAACAACAAACATGGAACAAAATTGAAGAACTGCATCATCAATACACGGACACGGCAGAAGCAATGCTGCAGTTGAAGAGGGGTAAAAAGGATCGGATGTTACTTg cgACAACAACGTATAGTTTCGTAGTTTGGGATTTCAATAATATCATACCAAGAGGTAATCATGTAGATGATAAGAACAAAGAAGAAGGCGACGATAAAAAAGGAGAAGAA GAAGAGAAACAAGATGTACAAGAAAAAGATCTACGATTAGAGGGTATAGTCCTAAAACTCCCTCACACTATCAGGAATATTTCCACAAAAATGACATTGTCTAACTCGTTTATGATCAGTAATAATAACACTTATGCTGTGGCTGGAGTaag GAAGAACCTGTACGTCTGGAGTCTAGAAACGACAAAGCTGATTAAAGTGCTAGATGCTCACTTTGGTAGAATTGTTCAGTTGGAGCCCCTAACTGTAGGTGCTTGGAACAACGTGATCACCTCTTCCATAGACCGAACAGTGAAGATATGGAACATTGACAATATATTTGAACAAGTCCATAAGATCGATAGACAGGAACTGCCCATTGAATCAATCAG CCTGGCCCGCGATGTGCCGCTGGCGGTAACTGTGACGCGCAGCTGCTGGGGGCTGTGGGACACGAGTGCGGGCCGCCTGCTGGCGCAGCTCGCCGACGCGCCGCTCGGCGCCATCGTCACGCACGCGCACATCACGCCCGCCGGCACGCACGTCGTCACCGCGGAGTCGGGCTGCGTCATTGTATGGGACACACAGGACCGACAG GTTGTATTTAAAGAAGAACAAAAAGGTATTAAGCAGCTCCTACTTTTAGAAGACggttcaaaattaataacaattgatATGTTAGTGGCGACGGATAATGTTGACAACTTGGCCGTTGCTCACATCGTTGCTAGGACCATACCTG ATGGAGAGAAAATTTATACAGTAGATTACGAAGTTCGTGGAACAGGGTATAGAGCGGCGGTAGTTTCCGCTGATGAACATCATATTGTGGCTCCGGGAATGGACAAGTCTTCCAGGGAATGTTTGCATGTTTTCCACGCGAGGACTGGTGCAAGGTTACATAG AATCCCCGTCAAAAATAGTGGGATAAAAGATATGCAGTCCATAGTGGCGTTACCTCACAAGCCCCACTGGGTCGCGGTGATTGGAAACGACAAGGCCGGTATATTGGATATCAAAACTAAGAGGCATGTAAG ATTTGTTCCACGTTGGAACGGCGCTTGCACTCGCGACGGAAAGACAGGGCTGTGCGCGCCGTCTCGCGGGGGACTCGACCTCATCGAGCTCAAGCGCGGTACCTCTGTGCAGCAACTCATCTCCAGAGCCGCCGAGGGTGTCTTCTCCATCATCACCATGTTTAGCTCAACCGACCAGTACGTCTTCTATTATCATAGCGGAAGGAAGACTCTGAGAGTATTCAG AACTGTAGATGGTAAAGCCATAGCTGAATACAGAGCTCCAGCAGAGGTGACTGGAGTTGCGAGCGCGCACGGAGGCAAAGCGCTGGCTATCGCATCTCAAGACGGCTGCCTCACTGTACTTAATATTGTCGACCCTTACGAATAA